The following proteins are encoded in a genomic region of Kosakonia oryzae:
- the rplU gene encoding 50S ribosomal protein L21 yields MYAVFQSGGKQHRVSEGQTIRLEKLDIATGESVEFAEVLMIANGEEVKIGVPFVDGGLIKAEVVAHGRGEKVKIVKFRRRKHYRKQQGHRQWFTDVKITGISA; encoded by the coding sequence ATGTACGCGGTTTTCCAAAGTGGTGGTAAACAACACCGAGTAAGCGAAGGTCAGACCATTCGCCTGGAAAAGCTGGACATCGCAACTGGCGAATCTGTTGAATTTGCTGAAGTTCTGATGATCGCAAATGGTGAAGAAGTCAAAATCGGCGTTCCTTTCGTTGATGGCGGCCTAATCAAAGCTGAAGTTGTTGCTCACGGTCGTGGCGAGAAAGTTAAAATCGTTAAGTTTCGTCGCCGTAAACACTATCGTAAGCAGCAGGGCCATCGTCAGTGGTTCACTGATGTGAAAATTACTGGCATCAGCGCCTAA
- the rpmA gene encoding 50S ribosomal protein L27, producing the protein MAHKKAGGSTRNGRDSEAKRLGVKRFGGEAVLAGSIIVRQRGTKFHAGPNVGCGRDHTLFALTDGKVKFEVKGPKNRKFISIVAE; encoded by the coding sequence ATGGCACATAAAAAGGCTGGCGGCTCAACTCGTAACGGTCGCGATTCAGAAGCTAAACGTCTGGGCGTAAAACGCTTTGGCGGAGAAGCAGTTCTGGCAGGTAGCATTATCGTTCGTCAGCGTGGCACCAAGTTCCATGCTGGCCCTAACGTAGGTTGCGGCCGTGACCACACTCTGTTCGCTTTGACTGACGGTAAAGTTAAGTTCGAAGTTAAAGGCCCGAAAAACCGTAAATTTATCAGCATCGTTGCTGAATAA
- a CDS encoding DMT family transporter, giving the protein MKQQAGIGIALALITAMCWGALPIAMKQVLEVMEPPTVVFYRFLMAGIGLGLILGYKRKLPPLQMFRKPRWLLLLAIATGGLFGNFILFSSSLQYVSPTASQVIGQLSPVGMMIASVFILKEKMRGTQVLGAVMLISGLVMFFNTSLVEIFTRLTDYTWGVIFGVGAATVWVSYGVAQKILLRRLASQQILFLLYTLCTIALLPLAKPGVLFQLSEWQLACLIFCGLNTLVGYGALAEAMARWQAAQVSALITLTPLFTLLFSDVLSMAWPDVFARPMLNLVGYLGAFVVVAGAMFSAIGHRLLGRWRSREVVVTVPRSGE; this is encoded by the coding sequence ATGAAACAGCAGGCAGGCATAGGCATTGCCCTGGCGCTCATAACTGCGATGTGCTGGGGGGCGTTACCTATTGCGATGAAGCAGGTGCTGGAAGTGATGGAGCCGCCTACGGTGGTGTTTTATCGCTTTTTAATGGCAGGGATCGGCCTTGGCCTGATTCTGGGCTACAAGAGGAAACTTCCTCCACTGCAAATGTTTCGTAAGCCGCGTTGGTTACTTTTGTTGGCTATTGCCACTGGTGGGTTGTTCGGGAACTTTATCCTGTTCAGCTCTTCCCTGCAGTACGTCAGCCCGACTGCCTCGCAGGTGATAGGTCAGCTTTCTCCCGTAGGTATGATGATTGCCAGCGTCTTTATTCTGAAAGAGAAGATGCGTGGTACGCAGGTGCTTGGTGCAGTGATGCTAATCAGCGGCCTGGTGATGTTTTTCAATACCAGCCTGGTGGAGATTTTTACCCGACTGACCGATTACACTTGGGGTGTCATTTTCGGGGTCGGTGCGGCAACGGTGTGGGTGAGCTACGGCGTCGCGCAAAAAATATTATTGCGTCGACTGGCGTCTCAGCAAATCCTCTTTTTGCTGTACACTTTGTGTACGATAGCATTATTACCGCTGGCAAAGCCCGGCGTACTGTTCCAGTTGAGCGAATGGCAACTCGCTTGCCTGATTTTTTGCGGGCTGAATACGTTGGTTGGATACGGTGCGCTGGCGGAAGCGATGGCGCGCTGGCAGGCGGCGCAGGTAAGCGCATTGATTACGCTGACGCCGCTGTTTACGCTGTTATTTTCAGATGTGTTATCAATGGCCTGGCCCGATGTTTTCGCCAGACCGATGTTAAACCTGGTCGGTTATCTCGGTGCGTTTGTCGTGGTTGCGGGCGCCATGTTTTCCGCTATTGGCCATCGTCTGTTGGGACGTTGGCGCAGTCGTGAAGTGGTCGTCACTGTGCCCCGCTCAGGCGAATGA
- the cgtA gene encoding Obg family GTPase CgtA: MKFVDEATILVVAGDGGNGCVSFRREKYIPKGGPDGGDGGDGGDVWLEADENLNTLIDYRFEKSFRAERGQNGQSRDCTGKRGKDITVKVPVGTRVIDQGTGETMGDMTKHGQRLMVAKGGWHGLGNTRFKSSVNRTPRQKTMGTPGDKRDLQLELMLLADVGMLGMPNAGKSTFIRAVSAAKPKVADYPFTTLVPSLGVVRMDNEKSFVVADIPGLIEGAADGAGLGIRFLKHLERCRVLLHLIDIDPIDGSDPAENARVIVGELEKYSEKLASKPRWLVFNKIDLMDKAEAEEKAKAIAEALGWEDKFYLISAASQQGVKELCWDVMTFIIENPIAQAEEEQQPEKVEFMWDDYHRQQLEDAEAAAEDDEEWDDDWDEDDEEGVEFIYKR, encoded by the coding sequence ATGAAGTTTGTTGATGAAGCTACGATCCTTGTCGTGGCGGGTGATGGTGGTAACGGCTGTGTAAGCTTCCGTCGCGAGAAGTATATTCCGAAAGGCGGCCCTGACGGTGGCGATGGCGGTGACGGTGGCGATGTCTGGCTGGAAGCGGACGAAAACCTGAACACGCTGATTGACTATCGTTTTGAAAAATCTTTCCGCGCAGAGCGTGGTCAGAACGGTCAGAGCCGTGATTGTACCGGGAAACGCGGTAAAGACATCACCGTGAAGGTGCCTGTTGGTACGCGTGTTATCGATCAGGGTACTGGCGAAACCATGGGTGACATGACCAAACATGGTCAGCGTCTGATGGTCGCCAAAGGCGGCTGGCACGGTCTGGGCAATACCCGTTTTAAATCATCCGTTAACCGTACTCCGCGTCAGAAAACGATGGGTACACCGGGTGATAAACGCGATCTGCAACTGGAACTGATGCTGCTGGCGGATGTGGGTATGCTGGGGATGCCGAACGCGGGTAAATCAACCTTTATTCGTGCCGTGTCTGCTGCTAAACCGAAAGTGGCGGATTATCCGTTTACTACGCTGGTACCGAGCCTGGGCGTTGTCCGTATGGATAACGAAAAGAGCTTTGTGGTTGCTGATATCCCGGGGCTGATTGAAGGGGCTGCCGATGGCGCAGGCCTTGGCATCCGCTTCCTGAAGCATCTGGAACGTTGCCGTGTGTTGCTGCATCTGATCGACATCGATCCGATCGATGGTTCCGATCCGGCTGAAAACGCGCGCGTTATCGTCGGCGAACTGGAGAAATACAGCGAAAAACTGGCTTCTAAACCGCGTTGGCTGGTATTCAACAAGATTGACCTGATGGACAAAGCCGAAGCGGAAGAGAAAGCGAAAGCGATCGCTGAAGCCCTGGGCTGGGAAGATAAATTCTACCTCATTTCTGCCGCCAGCCAGCAGGGCGTCAAAGAACTGTGCTGGGACGTGATGACATTCATCATTGAAAACCCGATCGCGCAGGCAGAGGAAGAGCAGCAGCCTGAGAAAGTTGAGTTTATGTGGGATGATTATCATCGCCAACAGCTCGAAGATGCTGAAGCGGCTGCTGAAGATGATGAAGAGTGGGATGACGACTGGGACGAAGACGACGAAGAAGGCGTTGAGTTCATCTACAAGCGTTAA
- the dacB gene encoding serine-type D-Ala-D-Ala carboxypeptidase, with translation MRFSSFIIGLTTSIALTAQAANVDEYINQLPDGANLALMVQKVGAQAPEIDYHGKQMALPASTQKVITALAALLQLGPDFRFTTTLESKGSVENGVLKGDLIARFGGDPTLKRQDIRNMINALKKSGVQKIDGNVLIDTSIFASHDKAPGWPWNDMTQCFSAPPAAAIIDRNCFSVSLYSAQKPGDLAYIRIASYYPVNMFSQVRTLARGSSEAQYCELDVVPGDLNRFTLTGCLPQRADPLPLAFAIQDGASYAGAIIKDELKTAGIPYTGTLLRQTLENQPGTVIASKQSAPLHDLLKIMLKKSDNMIADTVFRMIGHARFGVPGTWRAGSDAVRQILRQQAGVDLGNTIIADGSGLSRHNLLAPSTMMQVLQYIAQHDTELNFISMLPLAGYDGSLQYRAGLHEAGVDGKVSAKTGSLQGVYNLAGFITTASGQRMAFVQYLSGYAVEPEDQRNRRIPLVRFESRLYKDIYQNN, from the coding sequence ATGCGATTTTCTAGCTTTATCATCGGATTGACCACTAGTATAGCCCTGACTGCTCAGGCCGCGAATGTTGACGAATATATTAATCAACTTCCGGACGGCGCGAATTTAGCACTGATGGTTCAAAAGGTAGGCGCTCAGGCGCCCGAGATTGATTACCATGGTAAGCAAATGGCGCTTCCCGCGAGTACACAAAAGGTGATCACCGCACTGGCGGCACTTTTGCAACTCGGGCCGGACTTTCGCTTTACAACCACGCTGGAAAGCAAAGGTTCTGTCGAGAATGGAGTATTAAAAGGCGACTTAATTGCACGATTTGGCGGCGATCCGACGTTAAAACGTCAGGATATTCGCAACATGATTAATGCGCTGAAAAAGTCAGGTGTGCAGAAAATCGATGGTAACGTACTGATCGATACTTCCATTTTCGCCAGCCACGATAAAGCGCCAGGCTGGCCCTGGAATGATATGACGCAGTGCTTTAGCGCTCCTCCGGCTGCGGCGATTATCGATCGCAACTGCTTCTCGGTATCACTTTATAGCGCGCAAAAACCAGGCGATCTGGCCTATATCCGCATCGCCTCTTACTACCCCGTCAATATGTTCAGCCAGGTTCGCACCCTGGCGCGTGGTTCATCAGAAGCACAATATTGTGAACTCGACGTCGTACCCGGCGATTTAAACCGCTTCACACTCACCGGCTGCTTGCCACAGCGAGCAGACCCGCTGCCGCTGGCTTTCGCCATCCAGGACGGTGCCAGCTATGCTGGCGCCATTATTAAAGACGAACTCAAAACCGCAGGCATCCCTTACACCGGCACACTGCTGCGACAGACGCTGGAAAACCAGCCAGGCACGGTGATCGCCAGTAAGCAATCAGCACCATTACACGACCTGCTGAAGATCATGCTGAAGAAATCGGACAATATGATCGCCGATACCGTCTTTCGCATGATTGGACATGCTCGTTTTGGCGTGCCCGGTACCTGGCGAGCGGGCTCAGATGCAGTTCGTCAGATTCTGCGCCAGCAGGCCGGTGTTGATTTGGGGAATACGATTATTGCGGATGGTTCAGGTCTGTCGCGCCATAATTTGCTGGCACCGTCAACCATGATGCAGGTCCTGCAATATATTGCACAGCATGATACTGAACTCAATTTTATTTCAATGCTGCCGTTGGCTGGCTATGATGGTTCGCTGCAATACCGTGCGGGCCTGCATGAAGCTGGCGTCGACGGTAAGGTTTCTGCGAAAACCGGGTCATTACAGGGCGTGTATAATCTGGCCGGATTTATTACCACCGCCAGCGGTCAACGAATGGCCTTTGTGCAGTACCTTTCTGGCTATGCAGTCGAACCTGAGGATCAACGAAACCGTCGTATTCCATTGGTTCGTTTTGAGAGCCGCCTGTACAAAGATATCTACCAGAACAACTAA
- the greA gene encoding transcription elongation factor GreA: MQAIPMTLRGAEKLREELEFLKSVRRPEIIAAIAEAREHGDLKENAEYHAAREQQGFCEGRIKDIEAKLSNAQVIDITKMPKNGRVIFGATVTVLNLDNDEEQTYRIVGDDEADFKQNLISVNSPIARGLVGKEQDDVVVIRTPGGEVEYEIIKVEYL; encoded by the coding sequence ATGCAAGCTATTCCGATGACCTTACGTGGTGCCGAAAAACTGCGCGAAGAGCTGGAGTTTCTGAAATCCGTTCGCCGCCCTGAAATCATCGCCGCTATTGCGGAAGCCCGCGAGCATGGCGATCTAAAAGAGAACGCTGAATACCATGCTGCGCGTGAGCAGCAGGGTTTTTGCGAAGGCCGAATCAAAGACATTGAAGCGAAGCTCTCCAATGCGCAGGTTATCGATATCACGAAGATGCCGAAAAACGGCCGCGTCATTTTTGGCGCAACGGTTACCGTTTTGAATCTGGATAACGACGAAGAACAGACTTACCGCATTGTGGGTGACGATGAGGCTGACTTTAAACAGAACCTCATCTCTGTAAATTCACCGATCGCACGTGGTCTGGTAGGTAAAGAGCAGGATGATGTGGTGGTAATCCGCACGCCTGGCGGCGAAGTTGAATACGAAATCATCAAAGTGGAATACCTGTGA
- the yhbY gene encoding ribosome assembly RNA-binding protein YhbY, translated as MNLSTKQKQHLKGLAHPLKPVVMLGNNGLTEGVLAEIEQALEHHELIKVKIASEDRETKTLIVEAIVRETGACNVQVIGKTLVLYRPTAERKISLPR; from the coding sequence ATGAATCTGAGTACTAAACAAAAACAGCACCTGAAAGGTCTGGCACATCCGCTCAAGCCGGTAGTTATGCTTGGCAATAATGGTTTGACCGAAGGGGTACTGGCCGAGATTGAACAAGCGTTAGAGCACCATGAACTTATCAAGGTGAAGATCGCCTCTGAAGACAGAGAAACTAAGACCTTGATTGTGGAAGCTATCGTTCGCGAAACCGGCGCCTGCAACGTACAGGTCATCGGTAAAACGCTGGTGCTTTATCGCCCAACCGCGGAGCGTAAAATTTCGCTGCCACGCTAA
- the rlmE gene encoding 23S rRNA (uridine(2552)-2'-O)-methyltransferase RlmE yields the protein MTGKKRSASSSRWLQEHFSDKYVQQAQKKGLRSRAWFKLDEIQQSDKLFKPGMTVVDLGAAPGGWSQYAVTQIGGNGRIIACDLLPMDPIVGVDFLQGDFRDELVLKALLERVGDSKVQVVMSDMAPNMSGTPAVDIPRSMYLVELALDMCRDVLAPGGSFLVKVFQGEGFDEYLTEIRSMFTKVKVRKPDSSRARSREVYIVATGRK from the coding sequence ATGACAGGTAAAAAGCGTTCTGCCAGCTCGAGCCGCTGGCTTCAGGAACACTTTAGCGATAAATATGTTCAACAGGCGCAGAAAAAAGGGTTGCGTTCCCGTGCCTGGTTTAAACTTGATGAAATACAGCAAAGTGACAAACTTTTTAAGCCGGGGATGACAGTTGTTGATCTCGGTGCAGCGCCTGGTGGGTGGTCGCAATATGCGGTTACTCAGATTGGCGGCAATGGCCGCATTATCGCTTGCGATCTTTTACCGATGGATCCAATCGTTGGTGTGGACTTCCTTCAGGGCGATTTTCGTGATGAATTAGTCCTGAAAGCATTACTGGAACGTGTTGGTGACAGTAAAGTCCAGGTTGTCATGTCTGATATGGCGCCGAACATGAGCGGAACGCCAGCGGTGGATATTCCCCGCTCGATGTATCTGGTTGAGTTAGCGCTGGATATGTGCCGCGATGTGCTGGCGCCTGGCGGGAGCTTTTTGGTTAAGGTGTTTCAGGGCGAAGGTTTCGATGAGTATCTCACGGAAATTCGCTCCATGTTTACGAAGGTAAAAGTGCGTAAACCGGACTCTTCGCGTGCGCGTTCACGCGAAGTGTATATTGTAGCGACCGGGCGAAAATGA
- the ftsH gene encoding ATP-dependent zinc metalloprotease FtsH — translation MAKNLILWLVIAVVLMSVFQSFGPSESNGRKVDYSTFLQEVNQDQVREARINGREINVTKKDSNRYTTYIPVNDPKLLDNLLTKNVKVVGEPPEEPSLLANIFISWFPMLLLIGVWIFFMRQMQGGGGKGAMSFGKSKARMLTEDQIKTTFADVAGCDEAKEEVGELVEYLREPSRFQKLGGKIPKGVLMVGPPGTGKTLLAKAIAGEAKVPFFTISGSDFVEMFVGVGASRVRDMFEQAKKAAPCIIFIDEIDAVGRQRGAGLGGGHDEREQTLNQMLVEMDGFEGNEGIIVIAATNRPDVLDPALLRPGRFDRQVVVGLPDVRGREQILKVHMRRVPLSPDIDAAIIARGTPGFSGADLANLVNEAALFAARGNKRVVSMVEFEKAKDKIMMGAERRSMVMTEAQKESTAYHEAGHAIIGRLVPEHDPVHKVTIIPRGRALGVTFFLPEGDAISASRQKLESQISTLYGGRLAEEIIYGVEHVSTGASNDIKVATNLARNMVTQWGFSDKLGPLLYAEEEGEVFLGRSVAKAKHMSDETARIIDQEVKALIERNYDRARQILNDNMDILHAMKDALMKYETIDAPQIDDLMARREVRPPAGWEDPGANNSDNNGTPRAPRPVDEPRTPNPGNTMSEQLGDK, via the coding sequence ATGGCGAAAAACCTAATACTCTGGCTGGTCATTGCCGTTGTGCTGATGTCAGTATTCCAGAGCTTTGGGCCCAGCGAGTCTAATGGCCGCAAGGTGGATTATTCTACCTTCCTGCAAGAGGTCAACCAGGACCAGGTTCGCGAAGCGCGTATCAACGGACGTGAGATCAACGTTACCAAGAAAGATAGTAACCGTTACACGACTTACATCCCGGTCAACGATCCGAAACTGCTTGATAACCTGCTGACGAAAAACGTCAAGGTTGTTGGTGAACCGCCTGAAGAGCCTAGCCTGCTGGCTAACATCTTCATTTCCTGGTTCCCGATGCTGTTGCTGATCGGTGTCTGGATTTTCTTTATGCGCCAGATGCAGGGCGGCGGCGGCAAAGGCGCCATGTCGTTCGGTAAAAGTAAAGCGCGTATGCTTACGGAAGATCAGATCAAAACGACTTTCGCTGATGTTGCTGGCTGCGACGAAGCGAAAGAAGAGGTTGGCGAACTGGTCGAATATCTGCGTGAGCCGAGCCGGTTCCAGAAACTGGGCGGTAAGATCCCCAAAGGCGTACTGATGGTCGGCCCTCCGGGCACCGGTAAAACGCTGCTGGCGAAAGCCATTGCGGGTGAAGCGAAGGTTCCATTCTTCACGATTTCCGGTTCTGACTTCGTTGAAATGTTTGTGGGTGTTGGTGCTTCTCGTGTGCGTGACATGTTCGAGCAGGCCAAGAAAGCGGCACCGTGCATTATCTTCATCGATGAAATCGACGCCGTTGGGCGCCAGCGTGGCGCTGGTCTCGGCGGTGGTCACGATGAACGCGAACAAACGCTGAACCAGATGCTGGTTGAGATGGATGGTTTCGAAGGTAACGAAGGTATTATCGTTATCGCTGCAACGAACCGTCCGGACGTGCTCGATCCTGCGTTACTGCGTCCTGGCCGTTTTGACCGTCAGGTTGTGGTTGGTTTGCCGGACGTTCGTGGTCGTGAACAGATCCTGAAAGTTCATATGCGTCGCGTACCGCTGTCGCCGGATATCGATGCCGCGATTATTGCGCGCGGTACGCCGGGCTTCTCGGGTGCCGATCTGGCGAACCTGGTCAACGAAGCTGCTCTGTTTGCCGCTCGCGGTAACAAACGCGTGGTTTCGATGGTCGAGTTTGAAAAAGCCAAAGACAAAATCATGATGGGTGCGGAACGCCGCTCCATGGTGATGACGGAAGCGCAGAAAGAGTCCACGGCCTATCACGAAGCAGGTCATGCGATTATCGGCCGTCTGGTGCCGGAACACGATCCGGTGCATAAAGTGACGATTATCCCGCGCGGTCGCGCATTGGGTGTGACGTTCTTCTTGCCGGAAGGTGATGCGATTAGCGCCAGCCGTCAGAAACTGGAAAGCCAGATCTCAACGCTGTACGGTGGCCGCCTGGCTGAAGAGATTATCTACGGTGTTGAACATGTTTCTACCGGTGCGTCCAACGATATTAAAGTTGCGACTAACCTGGCGCGTAACATGGTTACCCAGTGGGGTTTTTCTGACAAACTCGGTCCGTTGCTCTACGCCGAAGAAGAGGGTGAGGTTTTCCTTGGACGTTCTGTAGCGAAAGCGAAACATATGTCCGATGAAACCGCGCGTATTATCGACCAGGAAGTGAAAGCGTTGATCGAACGTAACTACGATCGCGCACGCCAGATCCTGAACGATAACATGGATATTCTGCATGCAATGAAGGATGCTCTGATGAAATATGAGACCATCGATGCACCGCAGATTGATGACCTGATGGCGCGCCGTGAGGTACGTCCACCGGCAGGTTGGGAAGATCCTGGCGCGAACAACTCTGACAACAATGGTACTCCGCGTGCGCCGCGTCCGGTTGATGAACCGCGTACGCCGAACCCGGGCAATACCATGTCTGAGCAACTGGGCGATAAATAA
- the folP gene encoding dihydropteroate synthase, producing the protein MKLDAQGTILELSHPHVMGILNVTPDSFSDGGAHNTLVEAVKHANLMINAGATIVDIGGESTRPGAAEVSVEEELERVIPVVEAIAQRFEVWISVDTSKPEVIRESARAGAHIINDIRSLTEPGAIDAAAETGLPVCLMHMQGQPKTMQEAPKYDDVFADVDRFFAEHIARCEKAGIAKEKLILDPGFGFGKNLSHNYALLSRLAEFHHFGLPLLVGMSRKSMVGQLLNVGPSERLSGSLACAVIAAMQGAQIIRVHDVKETVEAMRVVEATLSAKENKRYE; encoded by the coding sequence ATGAAACTCGACGCCCAGGGCACTATACTCGAGCTCTCCCACCCGCATGTGATGGGGATCCTCAACGTTACGCCGGACTCATTTTCCGATGGTGGCGCGCACAATACGTTAGTTGAGGCAGTTAAACATGCCAATTTGATGATCAACGCCGGGGCGACAATTGTTGATATTGGCGGGGAGTCCACAAGGCCGGGCGCGGCAGAAGTTAGCGTTGAAGAGGAACTGGAACGAGTAATCCCTGTGGTTGAGGCGATAGCCCAGCGTTTTGAGGTCTGGATCTCTGTCGATACGTCGAAGCCTGAAGTTATTCGAGAATCCGCACGAGCAGGCGCACATATTATTAATGATATCCGCTCGTTAACGGAGCCGGGTGCGATAGACGCTGCCGCTGAGACCGGTTTACCGGTATGCCTGATGCATATGCAGGGACAACCAAAAACAATGCAAGAAGCGCCGAAGTACGACGATGTGTTTGCTGATGTAGATCGCTTCTTTGCCGAACATATTGCCCGTTGCGAAAAGGCCGGTATCGCAAAAGAGAAATTGATACTCGACCCGGGATTCGGTTTCGGTAAGAATCTCTCGCACAATTATGCGCTGCTGTCCCGTCTGGCGGAATTTCATCACTTTGGGTTGCCGCTGCTGGTTGGGATGTCACGTAAATCTATGGTCGGACAACTGCTCAATGTCGGTCCTTCTGAGCGTTTAAGTGGGAGTCTTGCGTGTGCGGTGATTGCAGCAATGCAGGGCGCGCAGATTATTCGAGTTCACGATGTAAAAGAAACGGTAGAAGCTATGCGGGTGGTTGAAGCCACGCTGTCAGCGAAGGAAAATAAACGCTATGAGTAA
- the glmM gene encoding phosphoglucosamine mutase, with translation MSNRKYFGTDGIRGRVGDAPITPDFVLKLGWAAGKVLARHGSRKIIIGKDTRISGYMLESALEAGLAAAGLSASFTGPMPTPAVAYLTRTFRAEAGIVISASHNPFYDNGIKFFSIDGTKLPDAVEEAIEAEMEKELTCVDSAELGKASRIVDAAGRYIEFCKATFPNELSLNELKIVVDCANGATYHIAPNVFRELGAKVIAIGCEPDGVNINEKCGATDVRALQQRVLAEKADLGIAFDGDGDRVIMVDHEGNKVDGDQIMYIIAREGLRQGQLRGGAVGTLMSNMGLELALKQLGIPFARAKVGDRYVLEKMQEKGWRIGAENSGHVILLDKTTTGDGIVAGLQVVAAMVRNHMSLHDLCSGMKMFPQVLVNVRFTAGKGDPLEDEHVKTTTAEVEATLGNRGRVLLRKSGTEPLIRVMVEGEDEAQVTAMANRIADAVKAV, from the coding sequence ATGAGTAATCGTAAATATTTTGGCACCGATGGCATTCGTGGCCGGGTAGGCGACGCACCGATCACCCCGGATTTTGTTCTCAAGCTGGGTTGGGCCGCCGGAAAAGTACTGGCACGCCACGGTTCACGGAAGATTATTATCGGTAAGGACACCCGTATTTCCGGTTATATGCTGGAATCTGCTCTTGAAGCCGGGCTGGCGGCGGCGGGGTTGTCCGCTTCCTTCACTGGCCCGATGCCGACACCGGCTGTTGCCTATCTGACTCGTACTTTTCGTGCTGAAGCAGGTATTGTTATTTCCGCATCGCATAACCCGTTTTATGACAACGGCATCAAGTTCTTCTCAATCGATGGCACTAAATTGCCTGATGCAGTTGAAGAGGCGATTGAAGCAGAAATGGAGAAAGAACTGACCTGCGTCGATTCCGCTGAACTGGGTAAAGCAAGCCGCATCGTTGATGCTGCTGGACGTTACATTGAATTCTGCAAAGCCACATTCCCCAATGAACTGAGCCTGAACGAGCTAAAAATCGTAGTCGATTGCGCTAACGGGGCAACTTACCACATCGCACCGAATGTGTTCCGCGAGTTGGGTGCGAAAGTCATTGCCATAGGGTGTGAGCCTGACGGCGTGAATATCAATGAAAAATGCGGCGCTACGGATGTCAGAGCATTGCAGCAACGCGTTCTGGCAGAGAAAGCGGATCTTGGCATTGCTTTTGATGGCGATGGCGATCGGGTCATCATGGTGGACCATGAAGGTAACAAAGTAGATGGCGACCAGATCATGTACATCATTGCGCGCGAAGGTTTGCGTCAGGGGCAATTGCGTGGCGGCGCTGTCGGCACGCTGATGAGCAATATGGGGCTGGAACTGGCACTCAAGCAATTGGGCATTCCTTTTGCTCGTGCCAAAGTAGGCGATCGCTATGTCCTGGAAAAAATGCAGGAAAAAGGCTGGCGCATTGGTGCCGAGAACTCTGGCCATGTGATTCTGCTGGACAAAACGACGACCGGCGATGGTATCGTTGCTGGTTTGCAAGTTGTGGCAGCAATGGTACGCAACCATATGTCGCTGCATGATTTATGTAGCGGTATGAAGATGTTCCCGCAGGTGCTTGTCAACGTGCGCTTTACGGCTGGCAAAGGTGATCCTCTGGAAGATGAGCATGTAAAAACGACGACGGCTGAGGTGGAAGCGACTCTGGGCAATCGTGGGCGCGTGCTGTTGCGTAAGTCGGGAACCGAGCCGTTAATCCGTGTGATGGTGGAAGGCGAAGACGAAGCTCAGGTGACGGCGATGGCAAATCGCATTGCCGACGCGGTGAAAGCCGTATAA
- the secG gene encoding preprotein translocase subunit SecG — protein sequence MYEALLVVFLIVALALVAMIMLQQGKGADMGASFGAGASGTLFGSSGSGNFMTRTTGVLATLFFIISLVLGNVNSNKTNKGSEWENLSAPAKSEQTQPAAPAQPTSDIPH from the coding sequence ATGTACGAAGCTCTTTTAGTTGTTTTCCTTATTGTGGCACTGGCGCTTGTTGCCATGATTATGCTGCAGCAAGGTAAAGGCGCTGATATGGGAGCCTCCTTTGGCGCTGGCGCGTCTGGCACGTTGTTCGGTTCAAGTGGTTCTGGGAACTTCATGACTCGCACGACAGGTGTACTGGCAACCCTGTTTTTTATCATCAGCCTTGTGCTGGGTAACGTTAACAGCAATAAAACCAATAAAGGAAGCGAGTGGGAAAATCTGAGTGCACCGGCGAAGAGTGAACAAACTCAGCCTGCAGCGCCGGCGCAGCCGACCAGCGATATCCCACACTAA